A window of the Polaribacter sp. HaHaR_3_91 genome harbors these coding sequences:
- a CDS encoding glycoside hydrolase family protein has translation MKIQMFAIIVLLINLNFGCKSKNSLPQSHFSENMKLEYIGVAAENEGMHVWGSSPVIDKDGKVHLFAAQWSTATQKNFNGWYKDCEIGHYVSDRPEGPFKYVGVAVEDKDGLFNSPHNPTVNYIDGKYVLCFIVNENDKLKTQRIVMYVADDLNDTWRPAKGAEADGTILRKPTDSTKWNYKAILGVSNPSLIKYKGKYLMYHKSVIPREKRGGAYTYGVAVADKLEGPYEIHAEKVTPPNMALEDAFAYTANDSVFMFSRDFGSTFGNSGGGILWRSADGFTFPKENAKRGYEDLAHYLGKETLEKGTAHRGKKDGHLERAQVLLIDGAPAYLYLATGVQVKEGYGSSSHVFKISFK, from the coding sequence ATGAAGATCCAAATGTTTGCAATAATTGTATTGTTAATTAATTTAAACTTTGGTTGTAAGAGTAAAAATTCATTACCTCAGAGTCATTTTTCAGAGAACATGAAATTAGAATATATTGGAGTTGCAGCAGAAAATGAAGGTATGCATGTTTGGGGTTCGTCTCCTGTAATAGACAAAGATGGAAAAGTGCATTTATTTGCAGCGCAATGGTCTACTGCTACCCAAAAGAATTTTAATGGTTGGTACAAAGATTGTGAAATTGGACATTATGTAAGTGATCGTCCAGAAGGTCCCTTTAAATATGTAGGAGTTGCAGTAGAGGATAAAGACGGGTTATTTAACTCACCACATAACCCAACAGTTAATTATATAGATGGTAAATATGTGCTTTGTTTTATTGTAAATGAAAATGATAAACTAAAAACACAGCGAATTGTAATGTATGTAGCAGATGACCTTAACGATACCTGGAGACCTGCTAAAGGAGCAGAAGCTGATGGAACAATTTTAAGAAAACCAACAGATTCTACAAAATGGAATTATAAAGCAATTTTAGGTGTTTCTAACCCGTCGTTAATAAAATACAAAGGGAAATATCTTATGTATCACAAATCTGTTATCCCAAGAGAAAAAAGAGGAGGTGCATATACATATGGTGTTGCAGTAGCAGATAAATTAGAAGGTCCTTATGAGATTCATGCAGAAAAGGTTACCCCACCAAACATGGCATTAGAAGATGCATTTGCATATACTGCAAATGACTCTGTATTTATGTTTAGTCGTGATTTTGGAAGTACATTCGGAAATAGTGGAGGTGGTATTTTATGGCGTTCTGCAGATGGGTTTACTTTTCCAAAAGAAAATGCAAAGAGAGGTTACGAAGATTTAGCACATTATCTTGGAAAAGAAACTTTAGAAAAAGGAACAGCACATAGAGGTAAAAAAGATGGGCATTTAGAAAGGGCACAAGTACTATTAATAGATGGTGCGCCAGCTTATCTTTACTTAGCAACAGGTGTTCAGGTAAAAGAAGGTTACGGTAGCAGCTCTCACGTGTTTAAAATTAGTTTTAAATAA
- a CDS encoding sialate O-acetylesterase, with translation MKQFSFNILFCFSLLIGAEAMVAQTKLPSILSDNMLLQQATDVKIWGWDTPGQSVTVNPSWTKSVKTTTSKDGKWQVFVATPKAGKNGKLKISGSTKQTINNILFGEVWLCSGQSNMERELGFKNNQKPIVNFYEESLKANHPNIRMFLVKKKKSTTPLEDCEGEWIVCTPETVLKFSAVGYFYGKQLSEKLKMPVGLIQSAWGGTRVEPWTPKEGVEKVALENGGQKKFSNLYNGMISPLINFKIKGAIWYQGESNVGNWKEYKTLFPNMISSWRDKWNIGNFPFYFVQIAPYNYPDKFAVPQIVEAQLEALKLPNTGVAGTQDIGALYDIHPPQKKEVGRRLSLIALHNTYGKTDVVYAGPSLKSFKTEGQNLVINFETPGSKLHSAGGNMGKIPAFYIAGENKTFHKAQVKQDGNIIILSSSKVKSPVAARYVWANNANGTLYNKQGLPALPFRTDNWDTVLYAE, from the coding sequence ATGAAACAGTTTTCATTCAATATTTTATTTTGTTTTTCGCTCCTTATAGGTGCAGAAGCAATGGTAGCGCAAACCAAGTTACCCTCTATTTTATCGGATAATATGCTTTTGCAACAAGCTACAGATGTAAAGATTTGGGGTTGGGATACGCCAGGGCAGAGTGTTACTGTAAATCCTTCTTGGACTAAATCGGTAAAAACAACAACTAGCAAAGATGGTAAATGGCAGGTATTTGTAGCTACACCAAAAGCCGGAAAAAATGGAAAATTAAAAATAAGTGGTTCTACTAAACAAACCATAAATAATATTTTATTCGGAGAAGTTTGGTTGTGTTCTGGGCAATCTAATATGGAAAGAGAATTGGGTTTTAAAAATAATCAAAAACCAATTGTAAATTTTTATGAAGAATCACTAAAAGCAAATCATCCTAACATTCGTATGTTTTTAGTTAAAAAGAAAAAATCAACTACGCCGTTAGAAGATTGTGAGGGTGAATGGATAGTATGTACACCAGAAACTGTTTTAAAGTTTTCTGCAGTTGGTTATTTTTATGGAAAACAGTTATCAGAAAAATTAAAAATGCCGGTTGGTTTAATTCAGTCTGCATGGGGAGGAACCAGAGTAGAACCTTGGACTCCAAAAGAAGGCGTTGAAAAAGTAGCTTTAGAAAACGGAGGACAAAAGAAATTTTCGAATCTATATAATGGTATGATTTCTCCTTTAATCAATTTTAAGATAAAAGGGGCAATTTGGTATCAAGGAGAGTCAAATGTTGGAAATTGGAAAGAGTATAAAACACTTTTTCCGAATATGATTTCTAGTTGGAGAGATAAATGGAATATTGGTAATTTTCCTTTTTACTTTGTACAGATAGCACCTTACAATTATCCAGATAAATTTGCAGTACCACAAATAGTAGAGGCACAATTAGAAGCCTTAAAATTGCCAAATACAGGTGTTGCAGGGACGCAAGATATTGGAGCTCTTTATGATATTCATCCGCCTCAAAAAAAAGAAGTTGGTCGTAGATTAAGTTTAATTGCTTTACATAATACGTATGGTAAAACTGATGTTGTATATGCAGGACCTTCTTTAAAATCTTTTAAAACAGAAGGACAAAATTTGGTAATTAATTTTGAAACACCAGGTTCTAAATTGCATTCAGCGGGCGGCAATATGGGTAAAATTCCAGCATTTTATATTGCTGGCGAAAACAAAACGTTTCACAAAGCACAAGTAAAACAAGACGGGAATATAATTATTTTGAGTTCGTCTAAAGTAAAGAGCCCGGTTGCAGCAAGATATGTTTGGGCTAATAATGCCAACGGTACGCTTTACAATAAACAAGGATTGCCTGCATTGCCTTTTAGAACCGATAATTGGGATACTGTGTTGTATGCCGAATAA
- a CDS encoding sulfatase encodes MKYINTNFIFQKAILLSTIGLLMACNSNSKVVKTAEVTVPEKPNVLFILVDDLGYADLSIMGSKFYETPNIDKIAKTGTVFTDGYAACTVCSPSRASLMTGQYPARHGITQFEGKRNSGQAWKERKRYTKLLPPEYRDHLDTSTTTIAEAFKENGYATFFAGKWHLGGKAQGSLPTDHGFDVNIGGYDAGGPSGGYFSPYNNPYLTNLPEEKGLNLSMKLAQETNDFITKNKDGHFLAYLSFYAVHGGIQTTKEKWTKYRNKAEKMGIHETGFEMERVLPARKYQDNPVYAGLIEHVDEAIGTVMKTLKDLNLDKNTIVVFTSDNGGVTSGDNFSTNQLTLRGGKGYQWEGGTRVPYFIDVPWIKQTGASIQVPVSGVDLYPTLLDLSGLSLKPEAHKDGVSLKPLLLGENIDDRPLYWHYPHYGNQGGEPSSIIRKGKWKLIYYWENLNAELYNLEADLGERNDVAASNPEIVEQMQTQLLDWLKSMDTHYAKVDTEWDQAARKKWLERQKTKSLPAQEKQRKKMLSPDWQPNKDWWGSEVKINNIK; translated from the coding sequence ATGAAATACATTAACACTAATTTTATATTTCAAAAAGCAATTCTATTATCAACGATAGGTTTGTTAATGGCATGTAATTCTAACTCTAAAGTAGTTAAAACAGCAGAAGTAACAGTGCCAGAAAAACCGAACGTTTTATTTATTTTAGTAGATGATTTAGGGTATGCAGATTTAAGTATCATGGGAAGTAAGTTTTACGAAACTCCTAACATCGATAAAATTGCAAAAACTGGTACCGTTTTTACAGACGGATACGCTGCTTGTACTGTTTGTAGCCCATCTAGAGCAAGTTTAATGACAGGACAATACCCAGCAAGACATGGTATAACTCAGTTTGAAGGAAAAAGAAATAGTGGGCAAGCTTGGAAAGAACGTAAGCGTTATACAAAATTATTACCACCAGAATATAGAGATCATTTAGATACGAGCACAACTACAATAGCAGAAGCTTTTAAAGAAAATGGATATGCTACTTTTTTTGCAGGTAAATGGCATTTAGGAGGTAAAGCACAAGGATCTTTACCAACAGATCATGGTTTTGATGTTAATATTGGTGGATACGATGCTGGCGGGCCAAGTGGTGGATATTTTTCTCCATATAATAATCCATATTTAACAAATTTACCAGAAGAAAAAGGGTTGAACTTGTCTATGAAGTTAGCACAAGAAACTAATGATTTTATTACTAAAAATAAGGATGGTCACTTTTTAGCTTACCTTTCTTTTTATGCCGTTCATGGAGGTATTCAAACTACAAAAGAAAAATGGACAAAGTATAGAAACAAAGCCGAAAAAATGGGAATTCATGAAACTGGTTTTGAAATGGAGCGTGTTTTGCCTGCTAGAAAATACCAAGACAACCCAGTATATGCAGGTTTAATAGAGCATGTAGATGAAGCAATTGGTACGGTAATGAAAACCTTAAAAGATTTAAACTTAGATAAAAATACCATTGTTGTTTTTACTTCGGATAATGGAGGTGTTACTTCTGGCGATAATTTTTCTACCAATCAGTTAACTTTAAGAGGAGGAAAAGGCTACCAATGGGAAGGCGGAACTAGAGTCCCTTATTTTATTGATGTTCCTTGGATTAAACAAACAGGAGCAAGTATTCAAGTTCCTGTATCTGGTGTAGATTTATATCCAACACTATTAGATTTATCTGGTTTGTCTTTAAAACCAGAAGCACATAAAGATGGTGTAAGTTTAAAACCACTTTTATTAGGAGAAAATATTGACGATAGACCTTTGTATTGGCATTATCCTCATTATGGAAATCAAGGTGGAGAACCAAGTTCTATCATTAGAAAAGGAAAATGGAAACTGATTTATTATTGGGAGAATTTAAATGCTGAATTGTATAATTTAGAAGCTGATTTAGGTGAACGAAATGACGTTGCAGCAAGTAATCCAGAAATTGTAGAACAAATGCAAACGCAACTTTTAGATTGGTTAAAATCTATGGATACGCATTATGCAAAAGTAGATACAGAATGGGACCAAGCGGCTCGTAAAAAATGGTTAGAAAGACAAAAAACAAAGTCATTGCCAGCACAAGAAAAACAGCGTAAAAAAATGCTTTCTCCAGATTGGCAACCAAATAAAGATTGGTGGGGTAGTGAGGTGAAAATAAATAACATTAAATAA
- a CDS encoding PDZ domain-containing protein: MKKSTFYVLTFLVIICFGCQNQEIDIYVSPLGNNSNNGEKETPFKTIEKALESVKLIKKKENDKINIRLLEGEYYLNSTLEIKPYLNNLSIIGDGLNKVSIKGSKVIETKWEQFSDNILVTTIDENLDFNQLFINGEKQILARYPNYDENGGYWQGSAADAIDKDRIEKWKNPIGGFVHALHKGRWGGFHYEIESVKENGELNLIGGHQNNRPSEMHSKYRMVDNIFEELDSEKEWYLDKKNHKLYVWKSDNFDINKSKVEVTVLKHLIEIKGDLKDPVKNVSITGVKFEHASRTFMEEYEPLLRSDWTIYRGGALLLDATENIIIKDCEFTNLGGNVIFVNGYNRNTKITGNHIHDSGASAIAFVGDSSAVRSPSFDYFKSVAIEDMDTIVGPKNELYPSNCSVENNLIHRIGRVEKQVAGVQISMAMKIHVKNNSIYDVPRAGINVSEGTWGGHIIEYNDVFNTVLETSDHGAFNSWGRDRFWYHNRDITAALVEKNSKMPLWDAMHTTIIRNNRFRCDYGWDIDLDDGSTNYKIYNNLCLNRGIKLREGYYRTVTNNIMVNNTFHPHVWFTNSGDVFTHNIVMRKYASVRIKDWGNEVDYNLFPNKEALVKSQKKGIDKNSLYGNPLFVNPKMGDFTVKDESPALKIGFKNFPMDKFGVQKPELKAIAKQPEIPNLKINSSKKEKVKTKQWLGVTLKEIENIEEQSSFGTHTLDGVIILKINKNSKLSKSELKENDVIISVENEKIKNISNFLNVLDKNSFKESIKLMVVRDQEEIEIQLKKAYFL; encoded by the coding sequence ATGAAAAAATCAACTTTTTATGTATTGACTTTCTTGGTTATTATTTGTTTTGGTTGTCAAAACCAAGAAATAGATATTTATGTGAGTCCATTAGGAAATAATTCAAATAATGGAGAGAAAGAGACACCTTTTAAAACGATAGAAAAAGCACTAGAAAGTGTTAAATTAATTAAAAAGAAGGAGAATGATAAAATTAATATACGTCTTTTAGAAGGAGAATATTATTTAAACTCAACTTTAGAAATAAAACCTTATTTGAATAATCTTTCTATTATCGGTGATGGATTGAATAAAGTTTCTATTAAAGGATCTAAAGTTATTGAAACGAAATGGGAGCAGTTTTCTGACAATATTTTGGTAACTACTATTGATGAAAATTTAGATTTTAATCAATTATTTATAAATGGAGAAAAACAAATCTTAGCAAGATATCCTAACTATGATGAAAACGGTGGTTATTGGCAAGGTTCAGCAGCAGATGCAATAGATAAAGATCGTATTGAGAAATGGAAAAATCCTATTGGTGGTTTTGTGCATGCTTTGCATAAAGGGCGTTGGGGTGGTTTTCATTACGAAATAGAATCTGTTAAAGAAAACGGAGAATTAAATTTGATAGGAGGTCATCAAAATAATCGTCCATCAGAAATGCATTCAAAATATAGGATGGTAGACAATATTTTTGAAGAATTGGATAGTGAAAAAGAGTGGTATCTAGATAAAAAAAATCATAAATTATATGTTTGGAAAAGTGATAATTTTGATATCAATAAGTCTAAAGTTGAAGTAACTGTCTTGAAACATTTGATTGAAATTAAGGGGGATTTAAAAGATCCTGTGAAAAATGTAAGTATAACAGGAGTTAAGTTTGAACATGCTTCACGAACCTTTATGGAAGAATATGAACCTCTTTTACGTAGTGATTGGACAATTTATAGAGGCGGGGCTTTACTACTGGATGCCACAGAAAATATAATTATTAAGGATTGTGAATTTACAAACCTTGGAGGGAACGTTATTTTTGTAAATGGATATAATAGAAATACAAAAATTACAGGAAACCATATACATGATTCTGGTGCATCTGCTATTGCTTTTGTAGGAGACTCTTCGGCAGTACGTTCTCCGTCGTTTGATTATTTTAAATCTGTGGCTATAGAAGATATGGATACTATTGTAGGGCCTAAAAATGAATTGTACCCTTCTAACTGTAGTGTAGAAAATAATTTAATACATAGAATTGGACGTGTTGAAAAACAAGTCGCTGGAGTACAGATCTCTATGGCAATGAAAATTCATGTAAAAAACAATAGTATTTATGATGTGCCGCGTGCAGGTATCAATGTGAGTGAAGGTACTTGGGGTGGACATATTATTGAATATAACGATGTGTTTAATACGGTTTTAGAAACGAGTGATCATGGAGCCTTTAATTCTTGGGGACGTGACCGTTTTTGGTATCATAACAGAGATATTACAGCTGCTTTGGTAGAAAAGAACAGTAAGATGCCTTTATGGGATGCAATGCACACTACGATTATTAGAAATAATAGATTCCGTTGTGATTATGGTTGGGATATCGATTTAGATGATGGTTCTACGAATTATAAAATTTACAATAATTTATGTTTGAATAGAGGTATAAAATTACGTGAAGGATATTATAGAACTGTGACGAATAATATTATGGTAAACAATACTTTTCATCCACATGTTTGGTTTACAAATAGTGGAGATGTATTTACACATAATATTGTAATGAGAAAATATGCAAGTGTACGTATTAAAGATTGGGGTAATGAGGTAGATTATAATTTATTTCCAAATAAAGAAGCGTTAGTCAAATCACAAAAGAAAGGAATAGATAAAAATAGCTTATATGGAAACCCTTTGTTTGTAAATCCTAAAATGGGAGATTTTACTGTAAAGGATGAATCTCCAGCCTTGAAAATTGGTTTTAAAAATTTCCCTATGGATAAATTCGGTGTTCAAAAACCAGAATTGAAAGCAATCGCAAAGCAACCTGAAATTCCTAATTTAAAAATTAATTCTTCCAAAAAAGAAAAAGTAAAAACGAAACAATGGTTGGGAGTAACATTAAAAGAAATTGAAAATATTGAAGAACAATCTTCTTTTGGGACCCATACTTTAGATGGTGTAATCATTTTAAAAATCAATAAAAACAGTAAGTTGTCAAAATCTGAGCTGAAAGAAAATGATGTAATTATTAGTGTTGAAAATGAAAAAATAAAAAATATATCAAATTTTTTAAATGTTTTAGATAAAAATTCTTTTAAAGAAAGTATCAAGCTGATGGTTGTTAGAGATCAGGAAGAAATTGAAATACAATTAAAGAAAGCGTATTTTCTTTAG
- a CDS encoding sulfatase — protein sequence MENHEIKLKFALLLMLFSCICSKAQNIDRPNILFLVVEDTSPYLFPAYGNKTIKTPNLDYLAKNGVIFNNAFANGPQCSPARSSLISGSYATTYGNDWHRNGHIVPQQYFFPQYLREEGYFCVNAGKTDYNITKEVQKKYYPLVWDKMSGYLSDDKPNVSYNDADRKGKPFFAQFNNMTTHMSRITSVSVDNREPSKINPKEVDLPSHVPDIPEMRADYALHLDGVQDADKWVGFFIDDLKKRKLLENTIIFFFSDHGGSLPRGKAFPYETGFRSALIISAPEKWKHLLPAQQGQKSDQIVEFVDFGPTLLNVTGAKIPEHMQGKPFMGPDAQKRTYAHSFRTNTEIHFDPSRAINDGAFHYIKFYTPYKVHGLKQSFQWGMPSQNAWDDLYHKGECEPEYKSYYEPKANEALFDSKKDPWNMNNLADDLAYAKTLSNLRKEASMHIRKTRDLGFFPKAVRDEFVSRGISLYEWVRTENYPFNELYDLVEKASLGKISDKEIFLKYLKHKRPEFRFWAASGLTTMAYHGDLKVIPNQLVMACDDKWHSVAATAAEAIALAGQPEKGISMLIEQAKEGNKLSLSALEELGNRVAPFTDDIKYLAEHGKNKDIKFLARGILINLGELPMSQLFDSKSTNKFIKTQKQRIKDWAPTLPN from the coding sequence ATGGAAAACCATGAAATTAAATTGAAGTTTGCCCTATTATTAATGCTGTTTTCTTGCATTTGTAGCAAGGCTCAAAATATAGATAGGCCTAATATTTTATTTTTGGTTGTAGAGGATACTTCCCCTTATCTTTTTCCTGCTTATGGTAATAAAACAATCAAAACGCCTAATCTAGATTATTTAGCAAAAAACGGGGTAATTTTTAACAATGCATTTGCCAATGGCCCACAATGTTCTCCTGCTCGTTCTTCTTTAATAAGTGGTTCGTATGCTACTACCTACGGTAACGATTGGCATCGAAATGGTCATATTGTACCACAACAATACTTTTTTCCTCAGTACTTGCGTGAAGAGGGATATTTTTGTGTAAATGCCGGTAAAACCGATTACAATATCACCAAAGAAGTCCAAAAGAAATACTATCCATTGGTTTGGGATAAAATGAGTGGTTACCTGTCTGATGATAAACCCAATGTTAGTTATAATGATGCAGATAGAAAGGGGAAACCATTTTTTGCGCAATTTAATAACATGACTACTCATATGAGTCGTATTACTTCTGTATCTGTAGATAATAGAGAACCATCAAAAATTAATCCTAAAGAGGTAGATCTTCCTTCTCATGTGCCAGATATTCCAGAAATGCGTGCAGATTATGCATTGCATTTAGATGGAGTGCAAGATGCAGATAAATGGGTTGGTTTTTTTATCGATGATTTAAAGAAACGTAAATTACTAGAAAATACCATTATCTTTTTCTTTTCAGACCATGGAGGTAGTTTGCCTAGAGGAAAAGCTTTTCCTTATGAAACTGGTTTTCGTTCGGCATTAATCATTTCTGCGCCAGAAAAATGGAAACATTTATTGCCCGCTCAACAAGGTCAAAAAAGCGATCAGATTGTAGAATTTGTAGATTTTGGTCCTACTTTATTAAATGTTACGGGAGCTAAAATACCCGAACACATGCAAGGAAAACCTTTTATGGGACCTGATGCACAAAAACGTACTTACGCTCATAGTTTTAGAACAAATACAGAAATTCACTTCGATCCATCTCGTGCAATTAATGATGGTGCCTTCCATTACATAAAATTTTATACACCTTATAAAGTTCATGGCTTAAAACAATCATTTCAATGGGGAATGCCGTCTCAGAATGCTTGGGATGATTTATATCACAAAGGAGAATGTGAACCAGAATACAAATCTTATTATGAACCAAAAGCCAACGAAGCATTGTTTGATTCGAAAAAGGATCCTTGGAATATGAATAATTTGGCTGATGATTTGGCTTATGCAAAAACTTTAAGCAATTTACGAAAGGAAGCTTCCATGCACATTAGAAAAACCCGCGATTTAGGTTTTTTCCCAAAGGCGGTGAGAGATGAGTTTGTAAGTCGTGGTATTTCACTTTATGAATGGGTTAGAACGGAAAATTATCCATTTAATGAACTTTATGATTTGGTTGAAAAAGCATCTTTAGGTAAGATTTCAGATAAAGAAATATTTCTGAAATATTTAAAGCATAAACGACCTGAATTTCGCTTTTGGGCAGCTTCTGGACTCACAACTATGGCGTATCATGGTGATTTAAAAGTTATTCCAAATCAATTAGTAATGGCATGTGATGACAAGTGGCATTCAGTAGCAGCAACAGCTGCAGAAGCGATTGCTTTGGCTGGTCAACCTGAAAAAGGAATTTCGATGCTGATTGAGCAAGCAAAAGAAGGAAACAAATTGTCTCTTTCCGCATTAGAAGAATTAGGAAATCGAGTTGCCCCATTTACAGATGATATCAAATACCTTGCAGAGCATGGTAAAAATAAAGATATTAAGTTTTTAGCTAGAGGAATTCTTATTAATCTAGGAGAATTACCAATGAGTCAATTGTTTGATTCTAAATCAACGAATAAGTTTATCAAAACTCAGAAACAACGAATTAAAGATTGGGCACCTACGTTGCCTAATTAA
- a CDS encoding glycoside hydrolase family protein — MKLLKIALITVLSMFFSCSAEGQKMKFEYIGDAAQQEDMHVWGSSPVQDKDGKTHLFAAQWSTKTQPNFNGWYKDCEIGHYVSDSPEGPFKYLGVVVPDKDGLFNSPHNPTISNIDGEYQLCFIVNENDDLKTQRIVMYVADDLNGTWRPAKGGEADGTILRQTKDASVWNYTARLGVSNPSLIKYKGKYLLYHKSVVRKEPKGYVYSYGVIVADSVEGPYIHNPTRVTEEKMPLEDAYAFTMKDSVYMMSRDFRGALGNRGGGLLWKSGDGYSFPAEKTVRAYEDLQHYVGKEYLKEAVSYRGKKDGHLERAQILFIDDKPAYLYLATGVQVKPGYGSSSHVFKITFE, encoded by the coding sequence ATGAAATTACTAAAAATCGCTTTAATTACAGTACTATCTATGTTTTTCAGTTGTAGTGCTGAAGGTCAAAAAATGAAATTTGAATATATTGGAGATGCCGCTCAACAAGAGGATATGCACGTTTGGGGGTCTTCACCTGTTCAAGATAAAGATGGAAAAACACACCTATTTGCTGCACAATGGTCTACAAAAACGCAACCCAATTTTAATGGTTGGTATAAAGATTGTGAAATTGGTCATTATGTAAGTGATAGCCCAGAAGGACCTTTCAAATATCTAGGTGTGGTTGTACCAGACAAAGATGGTTTGTTCAATTCGCCACACAACCCAACAATTAGCAATATTGATGGAGAGTATCAGCTTTGTTTTATTGTAAATGAAAACGACGATTTAAAAACGCAACGTATTGTAATGTATGTTGCAGATGATTTAAATGGAACCTGGAGACCTGCAAAAGGAGGAGAAGCAGATGGTACTATTTTACGTCAAACTAAAGATGCTTCAGTTTGGAATTATACCGCAAGATTAGGAGTTTCTAATCCGTCATTAATAAAATACAAAGGCAAATATCTTTTATATCACAAATCTGTGGTAAGAAAAGAACCTAAAGGATATGTGTATTCTTATGGAGTTATTGTTGCTGATTCTGTTGAAGGGCCATATATACATAACCCAACAAGAGTAACCGAAGAAAAAATGCCGTTAGAAGATGCGTATGCTTTTACTATGAAAGATTCGGTATACATGATGAGTAGAGATTTTAGAGGTGCCTTAGGAAATAGAGGTGGAGGTTTGTTATGGAAATCTGGAGATGGTTATTCTTTTCCTGCAGAAAAAACAGTGCGTGCTTACGAAGATTTACAACATTATGTGGGCAAAGAATATTTAAAAGAAGCTGTTTCTTATAGAGGTAAAAAAGATGGACATTTAGAGCGTGCTCAAATTCTTTTTATTGATGATAAACCAGCTTATTTGTATTTAGCAACTGGAGTTCAGGTTAAGCCAGGTTATGGTAGTAGTTCTCATGTGTTTAAGATAACTTTTGAATAA